TGCGTAAAATGGGCTGGGCAAACGGCGCGGCCTTTTCGATGTAAGCATCGACCTTGGGGTTGGCGTTCTTCATGGTAGATTGACGACATTTTGCGGTGTGCCAGCCAAAAACGCACGCAGGTTTTCCACCGCAATCTCCATCAAACGCGCCCGGGCCGCGCGCGTGGCCCAACCGATGTGCGGGGTGATGATGAGATGGGGCGCGGTGAGCAACGGATTACCCGCAGGCGGCGGTTCAGTGCTCAACACATCCGTCGCCGCGCCGCCGATGCGGCCTTTGGCCAGAGCGGCGGCGAGATCGGCTTCGTTGACCAACGGGCCCCGGCCGGTGTTGATGAGAAATGCGCCGGTCTTCATTTGCTCGAGCAGCGCGGCGTTGACGAAGCCATGGTTTTCATCGGTCAACGGACAATGTAAACTCACGACATCT
This genomic interval from Limisphaerales bacterium contains the following:
- a CDS encoding D-2-hydroxyacid dehydrogenase — protein: CPDFCYWKKPLVELHGLTLGLVGYGAIGRAVARIGRAFGMKILVHTRTVRDEPDTQFVDRDTLFREADVVSLHCPLTDENHGFVNAALLEQMKTGAFLINTGRGPLVNEADLAAALAKGRIGGAATDVLSTEPPPAGNPLLTAPHLIITPHIGWATRAARARLMEIAVENLRAFLAGTPQNVVNLP